In the genome of Diabrotica undecimpunctata isolate CICGRU chromosome 2, icDiaUnde3, whole genome shotgun sequence, the window TAGGAAGAAATTAATCATGTCTCCCCGTACTTCGGGAGACTTGATCCTTGTGTATGGGTGACTTGATTATGGTCTCTCAGATTTACGATagaaaaataaaaccaaaaataagaTGCTGAAAACTAACTTTACTCAGTCATgacttataaaaaatattattaataaaaatataaacactcGCTGACAGGAAATTATTCTCAAAAagttataaaagtaaaaaaaatattgttgaatATTGAACATCGTCAGTAATTTACGAAAAACAAAACATACTATGCGTTTACTGTAACTCCTAAAAGTCGGGCTTGGTAACTTTTTTAACATTTGGTCACGTGCGACTTCACCTATGTCTTCTTTTTCTGGTCAATTAAAGGTTTTGTGATCCGTTTTTTgggcaaatttaattttaaaatcctCGTTCTTTTTTCCCGTTATCTGTCCTACGTAATGATGGATTAAGTTTCTTTCGGAGACAATGCTTACAATTAGCCAATGTTCACACTTAATTCAAACTTGTCACCTTCTACTTCTGATTCACATTTAGTATTTGTCTCTACCTGCATTTCATCCTTAGGATTATATTCAGACTCTGACGATGGTAGTATAATATCACTGTCCCCCGAACGCGAAGATTCCCTCAAATCCTTAagtttttgtttagttatttttttaGTGCTCTTACTTTGGTCCTTTGCTCTTTCTAATTTTTTCCCTTCTTTAGCCCTAACTTCAGCTTCACGCGCAAGTTTTTCTAGTCTAGCTAAGAATTTTCGTAATTGCTCGCTTTGTACCCTTTATTGAAGTCCTGGGCCCGGCTTTAGGATGAGATTTGATCATTTCTGGGCTAGTAAAAGTGGCAGAAGTAAAAGGCTGGGTAATATGCTCTATTGATTTTTGTTGTAGCTGTTCATTTTGTGGAGTATGTCCATTTACAGGATGTGATCTAATTATTTAAGGTGTGATGAAAGTGTCTGTAAAAGTAGAGGGCTGGTTTTTGTCCTTCATTAGTGTTTTTCGTAGTTGTTGATTACAGTTGTAGTTGTAGTAAAACTGACAGTATGAGTGAAGGGTTGGTTATTACTATCTATTGCTGGTTGTACAACATCAAACTGAGATGAAGCGGAATTGTTTTCCGAATATTCGGGATGAGTAACATACGctaacataaaataaataaaaatattggaatgAAAAGGCTCATATACTCGTAACTCTGGAGGCACTCTCAATATTACGTGGGGTAAAAGCTACCAAGAAAGTATAAGCTTAGCATCCTATGACTTCGTAATTGTAATTGTCCATCCAATCATCACAGACAGTATTATAAAAATTGTTGAGAGGACCAAATACACTTCTGTCTAACGCTTAGAGCATATGCTGCGACGTGTAGTGGTATGGCAAGAAGAATTATTATGTGTTCTTTGGCATACGTTATGGCTTTCAGACTAACGAGCTATCATGATTGTCCATTATGATTAAGCATTTATTGTCGGTAGTCGCTTTACATGTTTGTAAGTATGTTCcaaatatttgataaaattagaagCGGTCATCTATCTACTTTCATAACCTACATCGGCGATCCCTGCTGGTTTATAATCAATCATGCAATCTTGACAAAGTTTTCGAGGAAAAACCAGTAAACCAAAAAGGTATATGGTTTCTAATTGCGTTGATTGCACAACAAACAGTTACTGTTGCTTCACGTTCCTCTGACATAGTTTTACCAACCTGTTTTTTACCTTTGCATACAATGATCTTCTTTGGCTTATGGACAGTTAAAGTCCAGTTTCGTCTACGCTTTGCACTTTTTTAAAGAACATATTGATAAGTTCTTCATCGTCTTCACAAAGTTTGTATATCTAGTCATAACTGGCTTGCTTGCATTTATTCCTCGaagtagatattttttttattatttcttatggCAAACTTATACGCCGGTTCTTTAACTTGATTGGTTGTAAGGCCATGGTGTATTTTGCTGCCAATAtccaaaaaatcttaaaacataTTTTCCCCTGCATTTGTAAACATCTGAGCCTCCTTGGAATTAGGACAGAagattattttaacattttcggATCGTTGTTGACGAACGTATCTTTTTAATGTCATCattatcatctttggctcgacagtCCTCTGTTGATCCTGGCCTGCTTTcagattagtcgccattctgttagatttctggcaacgtgtttttCCAATCCCCAGTATCTAGTATTAAAGTTACTATATTTATTTGATAATGACTTGCTGTACTAAGTACCGTTATTATTTATTACTTCTAAAACAACAAAGTTAAAGAGGAAATATCAGCAAGATTATAGCGGGGAATAAGGCCGttaaagctttaaataaaatactgaaaTCAAAATTACCGTCACAACATCTAAGTCTATTATAAGACCAGTAGTATTATACGTTTGCGAGCCATGGTGCCTAACACTAAAAAGACAACAACGCCTCTTTCCTTTAAGAATAAAATATTAAGGAAGATTGAAACATCCAAGCAAGATTCTGGATGTATTTGGAATATTTGCTCAAACGCAAAGATTAGAAATCTCTATAAACAACCCCTAATAACAAGCAGAGGCATATCCCTAAGACTTGCATAAGGTCAGAGCTACCAGAAATATTGCTGTATCGACAAAAATTCGCGGCCTACTGGGGCATCCTCGACAAAAACAACATTGACAACATCAAAAGCGACCTCCAGTAGCATAATGTAACCGcatcatgaaaaaaaaaaaaaccgtaATCAACCGCATAGCGAGGTAAGGCATATGCAGAGAGGCTAAATCTCTTAATGGTTTGTATGACCATCGAGAGAGGTTgctttttaaacttaattttgtttttgtttttttctgcgaAAAAATAAACAGAGAATGGAATTCTAAGAACGCCCACATATATCGCTATTGACTGCAATAAGTTTCCAAGTTTCAGGTCAAATAGCAAGAATTTTACTACGAATTCTATCATTCAGTTAGTATAAGCATTATCCCAGTCTTGTCGAGTTTCAAATacttttaagttaatatatccacacaaaaataaattagtagaGTAAGGCCTGTCGATATATTAGGCCATTCTATGAAACCCCCTCTTCCAATTCAGTAATTTGGAAATATTTCGTTAAAATAATTACGAATGATCGCAGTAAAATGAGGAGTAGCTCCGTTTTGCTGGTAACGCAAAGCTTTACTTAATATGATTTAATTGTTTTCATTTGGAATAATTTTGCCACTATGTGCTACCTCAACATATTTTTCACTAGTGAGATAGCCGTCTACCATAAGTAGGCTGAttatttattactaataattCCTGCTCATAGATTAATCTTTTAAGAGAATTGAGTCTGAGCTTCCGTGATCCAGTGAGGATTTGAGGTGTTCAGTAttcacagttttttttatttacggTAACGTTTGAGAAAATAAGCATTTAACTCAAAAAATGAATTTCTGTTACGTCACTCTATAATTTTCTTCGCGACCAAAATTGGTGTATTTCAGGTCTCCCCAAGCTTCTGGGAACCGCATACGACTAGCCCTGAAATCTGCTTGCCCGATCTGAATAAAACACCACTTTTCGGTCTTCTAACGTCAATAACTATTAAAACTAACTTATTTGTATATCCATTGGTGTTAATTAAAATTACTTATTCTTAGTGATATCAATTTTATTGCTTAATAACAATGTTattcatttttttctgttttcaggTCAATATTCTCTTGATGAACCTGACGGTACCCGTCGCATAGTAGACTACACTGCTGATGATGTCAACGGATTTCAAGCTGTAGTCAGAAAAACTCCACAACTGAAAACCGCTATTGTTACACCAGCTGTTCAGGTTAAGACAGTAGCAGTACCTGTCTCTGAGGTATCCTCATCTGGAGACTCAGTGGTAACAAATGCTGCTTTGCCTGTTGTCGATGCTAAAGTAGCCAACGTAGCAGGTCCTGTAGTTTCAGGCGTGTCAACCGTAGATAATATATCTCCGCTTGCCAAAGTCTCTTCTGTATCGACAGTGCAGCACATCGCCCCTGTAGCTAAAGTAGCTCACGTAGAAACCCCAGTTGCTCATTTGTCTCACGTAACTGCTCTACCTGTCGCCCATGTCGCTGAAGTCGCCAATGTTCGCACTGTAGCCCCAGTTACATTAACGAAAATACTTCCACAGACTAGAATAACCGAACACTCCCAAAGCATTGTACATGGAGCTTCCCTCTCACCTTACAGTAAGTAATATACATATCTCAATTCTTGTTATTGCAAAATAAATTTTAccaaaataatataaagaaatagCGTAAAAAGTGCAACAACAGTAAGCCTGGAAGATACCTAGAAATCAATTGTTTGAATTTATATCCAGAATGTAAATTTTTTGGAATGTTTAATTACACGTTTTCATCATATCTTTTCTTAATATGACacacaacttttttttaataaatataatacaaaataacaattttttggCGAGAATAAGATTAGATCtcctaaaaaataagaaaattggaCACGGTTACATGAACAATTAGAACGCAAAATACAAATGGTAAAAATCCTATAGAAACCCATAAACTAAATGTTAAAAGAAATAGAAAGTAAGAATATTATAGTAAGTTATTTAagcaaaaataataaagtaattgtttaaaatacaaatacaaatacaaaaaccgataaaatcaaaataattctAGTATTTTACACAAAACTACCTATTTTTATggtaaaatgaatatttttatgaaaagATTATGACGCTAAAACTGAAATAAATAACAAACTGACATCATAGGAAGTACTCATAATGAACTGTTGATTGAGCTTTCTATTTGTCATTGTACAACAATAGATGGACAGTATTTGAGGCACACAAAAAAGGCTGCGTTGCTCAGAATCTGAGGAGATGTGGGCGTGGTTTTTATGACATTCTTTTTAGcatataaacaaaatttagaagGAGAAAAATTGGGAGATGCTATGGATAAATATTAGAGCTAAACCAGAAATATGGGACAACAAtgcaaaaaaaatcataaataatttgcCAAAAAGGGGAGACTATGTCTTTTCTCCAAGAGACAAAGAAAACTCCTAATGCCAAAATACATATctagacaaataaaaagaaataatcaCAGCTAGATATGCTTGTTCAGCAAGATAGGTAAATGGATATATTTAATGAGGTTGTAAGTGTAGCATTTGCCAAGCTTTAATGACACAAAATCTGCTCTGCtggttcttcctctgcatagatcATCAGCTGTCAATCCCATCAGATTTAACTGTCTATTTAGCTTAAAGTGTCCTATTAACAGACCTACTATgtctttgactgttttcctgtctttgcttattaggtttGCCATAAATTTTGAATGTTCTATAATGAACTTTCTGTTTTagatttacatttaagatacgaAAATATATAGCTTAATAATTAACTGCTGAAGCAGgttaataaagtaaaaatttactGTGAGTTTCTTTGTCACTATATTTGCTTTCACTGTAAACTTTCCGAGTTCTTTTAATAGCTTTTATTAgctttttaataacttttaatattacacaaaacgtaacaatcaatgaatacaactttgaagtcgtcaaagaattcaagtacctgggagcgatcataacatctgaaaataaatatgaaaatgaCGTAGCAGCCAGGATTGTTGCAGGAAATAGGGCATATTATTCATTAATAatcgtacttaaatcaaaaatactctcaataccagcaaaaataagagtgtataaGAATAATTCGtgccacaataacgtatggaagcgagacatggactctgaaccagcaggaaacgacaaaattactggtactggaaagaaagatactgcggactatctatgggccttgcagaggaGAAaaaacaggagaatggagaagaagacacaatgatgagctccagacagtatatggagatggaaacatagtacgctacattaaagcaaaccgaataagatgggcgggccacgtaccaagttcgagtgacgaaagactcctgaacgccacctTCTGGAacaggcccgatggcagaaggtcagttagtcgcccaagaaagagatagAAGGACgtagtagccagtgatctacgcaaaatgggaatacagcaatgaaAAATatctgctcaggaccgacaacaatggagagAAATAGTAAAGGCGGCCAACACTCAcatagatgatgatgatgaaaaaaacTTATACTTCCACTCCTACCTCTGATTagaaaacaaagacaaaaatttCACTTAACTTTTAATGGACTAAATATGAAATTGTTGATACTAGGAAACAAAACCTCAGTACTTGGCGAAAGAAGCCAGACCACCGGCTTGTTCAAAAGGTGAATCAGTAAAAACTTTAATTCTCACGCCTTTATGGTTTTCACTGGTAAAATAAACCTCTTCGCCCCCGTGACGAATTATATCGAGCAAGCGATTGTTGGAGCCTAGTGGCATCTGGCAAATGCCTTCAAGCACTTTTAATTCTTACAGCGTTCTTAATTATTGAGAACTCCAATATTGGTTTGTGTAAACAAACTTAGTGGATGTTTATTCTATTCCAAGAGAACCAAAGTGTCTTCTTCTAGGATTTTTAAAACGcaaattaaaattctttaaaaaatagaattttaaatataATCAATTATAACTTTATAAGTTTTTGTAACCCTTTCCTAACGTTTGAACGGTAAGTTCGATGTCTCTGATATTTTGATCAAACGTTACACGACTTCTACCTAATCAACGAATTTATTTAAACTAGAAAATAATCAGATccagttaaaaaaaattgttcattttGTCAATAGATAATATTTCACCCTGTATACGGTTTTTAAAAACTCTGATAAGAATTTTACGAATTAAAAAAATAGGAAACTTAAAtaccatatttattttttatgcaaaGATTACTTAATTTGACATTATATTTAGGctttataacaataattatgcctaatcaattttaatttgttttaggaCTGGCTACCTATTCAGTTCCAGTTAGGCATTATACTTACTCAGTTCCATACAGCTACGATTTTGCTCCTACTTACTACAATGCATACCCATACGGTTActatgaattttaaatatttaaattcttttagGTTAAATAATAATTGTGAGATTCGTTTTTGAATCAACGTTCAATAATTTTGTTCTTTGTACATTTgcataaaataaataacaaataaataatcaAATACGTTTTCTTTTACTATTTCACTAGAACTTTTAAACGCAAAACCAAAGGAATGGAATAAAAATACAAAGAATGAGACCATATTGATTCAAGATTAAAGTATTGTAGCACgttaaatttctttaattttttttttcttgtattttttttgtaactatGTCTTGGGATTATTAGTTTTTATCACTTCGAATACGTATGAGTGTTTAAAATACCCTTAAACTTAAAAGACCCTTTtagtaataaattatgtttggggGCTAAAGTATTACATAAATGAATAGGTTTTCTTTTAAACCACTTCATTTCAGTATTAATCACGCATAATCCCtcttaaaattttattggtttttagttAAAGCGTAAATATTTTCTCATGGGAACAATATTTCAAACCTAACTCCACATCCCCTTCCCAAAAATCAATTAGCTTAGGTCTAATTTATAAAAAGCCACTATTCGTTTTGGGATTTTAGTTCTCAGTTGCCAGTTATTATTTGTACCAATATGCATTCAGACGTGCAGATTTGTAGTTTATTTACGATCGAGAAACTCACAATTTTGTGGTAAGTCGTTCACTGTTCGTTTTTGATTAATTGCAATAGTAGGAGAtcctttttttttcgtttatttataGAGTCCGACCTCCAATTATGTCATGTCTAGGCCAAGCTTccttataaatatttttgctgAAGAGGCAAAGATATCGTATTTTTACATCTAGAGTGTAAAGATACATCTACAAAACCATCAATTTTCGTCGATTGGGACAGgaatattgcgacttttataaatttaaatttatgaatttagttttagaaataataaaatcgaaaaagaaaactacattttttgtgcatttttagaaaatttgttaatattttgcaataattaaaccacaaaataaCACAAATAACTTTACAACTTACattttaaagcaattactatgcttcttaaaaaatgacgtttagtctttttttatatttggttaattcttcttcttcttcaagtgtcctctccgctacggagtttgacaattatcattgctattcgtatctttgaaactgtttctctaaataattggttagatgtgaactggaaccagtctcttaaattgcgcagccaagatatacgtcatctccccacgcttcgtttgcccttaatctttccttggataattaactggagcaatgggtactttttccctctcatcacatgatcaagatattccaactttcttcttttgatggtgatcaacagctcccgttctttgtttatttttcgaagaactacactatttgatATTTTGTCTTTCCATGGTCATTTTCAAAATTACTCTGTATATCCAAATTTCGAAGTtctctagtttatcggtattgctcttgtttaaagtccaagtctctactccgtacagcagtatcgagaagatgtagcatctaaccaatcttattttcatttttaagttaatgtcatgacttcccagaatgtccttcataataacaaaagcagctcgagccttttcaattctagtttttatttcttctgtgatgtcatttttgttattaacgcttgttcccaaatatttatatgtgtgcacccgttcgatttcgttattgtgaatgtactagtttgcattcaatctttgtttttttgaaataatcatgaatttcgtcttcttcacgttcattgttaaccctttctcttcactagctgtgactaccttgtttaaaatggcttgcaggtcttctactgtctccgccattaaaaccgtatcatctgcatatataatattattaattggttggccgttaacttttatcccaatctcttcttcctccaatgctttcttcataatttcttccgaatagagattaaatagcattggtgacagcacaAATCCTTTTCTAATTTGGTTAATTACacattattatcattaaatttatcaaaagcagttattAGATACTTCTATCAAAGAGGTAATAGGTAATCAATGTTAATTTCTCTGGTCTAACAAAGTTTCCAAATAAATCTTTTAGATTTTAATTGTGCAAAAAAGTTTTGATAACGCCATTGACCCTGTTCCTATTCTACTATTTATTTGTCTGATTTGGTTAATTTAATTTGACCAGCTAGCATTTCCCAAGTAACTATATCATTAGACACACTCAGTATTTTTTAgcctttgtttatttttaatacaaaatttaatacataaagaaaataaaaatataaagaacaaaaggaacaaaaaagcaaaaaaaaagagaaacaaatTGGGAAAGCAATAGAATAGGTTAAGAATATGAAATGTTTAAAACCACATCCAGGATGGATATAGATGAAGAGTATAAACATCTAATATAGGATAGAAAAAGACAATAAAAGATATCATACAAATAACACAGAGATATTACTAGAATCTCTATGATTTCAAAAAGCCTCCTCACAAAATCCtgacataattaaaaataaaattacaaaaaaaaccaACTGAAATCTACAACCGCAAATAAGTAAGCTTagaattaaaaaacaagtaaaaaaattaagCAGATTAACTACTATAATATTATTGgacattttattaaataaatttaagtaACTTAAACAGCGGAACAAGCTGGATTTCAAAAAGTCAGTACTAACACAGCCacctattattattataattctaTTGCATTTAGTAATAACGAGTTATTTATCAATATTAAAAGATACTTACAACTGACAGTGAAAATCCTtgcttacctgaaacaaaatgATATTATTAGAATTTAAGGTACTACCTTGCTGAATGGAAATGTAATGtaaaccttaaaaaaaattgttatttggaGTTTCAGAAAACAGTTTTCAGAAAATTTTGAAAACCTCAAGTAGATTCTAGAgacaatcatatattttttactaaaacACTGCCATGTAATAAAGTAAATAGTCCAGTCGGATGGTCAGTCACGCTGtgaaaatattttgattttttttttgtatgatcATATTTTACAAATTTGCATGTTGCCGCGAAAATATCATAGTAAATAATTGTTACAacagcttttttttttaatttttttatagtcATATTTTTTATAGTCATATTTTTATAAGTCAATTTTTAGTTTCGTTGCTCAAAAACAGTAGTCAAAAATCGAATAATGTTTTATGTTgccaaagttttaaaatttacttttcacattttttttttcacaaagcTCTAAAGAGTTTTTGTCGATATCTTTATTGGAACTCATTATTTTGTAATTGTTAATTTCACTCGTGGGGCTTCGCGACCGCTATATCACACAAGTATGGACTGTTTCATTTCGTAGGCGCTCGGAATTCaaaggtatttaaaatatttttggtctCTAAAGGTTTGCAAATAAACCAATAATCCTACGTGGATTTCGTAATCTACTATGTCAAAAACTTTATAAGAATCAATAAATACCAGAACAAGAGGCCCATTGCTTTCTACTGTTTTCTGTATTAGGATTTGCATGCTTTGTATATGGTTGTTGGTTCTATAATCTTTTCGGAATCTTACCTGTGCTCTAGGTTGATTGGTCTTCAATTTGCTTTTAATTCTGGTAATTATTAGTCTGCTCAACAAATTGTTAAGTTAGCTTAAATGACAAATCGGTAGATAATGTTTAAATTTGCATTGTCTCCTTATTGTAAAGTAATTTTTTCGATTAGTGTTTGTCCTCCGTGCTTTATTGCTTCTGTCACTATTTTCATctggagctctattatttttcatttttcgtaATGCATCTAAGATTTCTGATTCTATTATATCCAGCATTAAATCTGATCTCTGGTTTAATATTCTGGTTTCTCCAGTAATTTGGGCTTGTGTACTGTTTTGTGTTTCTTTCAATCtataaagttctgtgtaaaattcttcaacTATCTTtcttagtttgtttttgtttcacTTGTGTCCCCTGCTTTAGTGTTTA includes:
- the LOC140435131 gene encoding uncharacterized protein; this translates as MSHKVIAFVAFLAVAQAGVISPAVPVQVDKDYDSNPHYMFAYSVNDPYTGDSKTQVEGRVGDRVEGQYSLDEPDGTRRIVDYTADDVNGFQAVVRKTPQLKTAIVTPAVQVKTVAVPVSEVSSSGDSVVTNAALPVVDAKVANVAGPVVSGVSTVDNISPLAKVSSVSTVQHIAPVAKVAHVETPVAHLSHVTALPVAHVAEVANVRTVAPVTLTKILPQTRITEHSQSIVHGASLSPYRLATYSVPVRHYTYSVPYSYDFAPTYYNAYPYGYYEF